Proteins encoded by one window of Paroedura picta isolate Pp20150507F chromosome 9, Ppicta_v3.0, whole genome shotgun sequence:
- the CTHRC1 gene encoding collagen triple helix repeat-containing protein 1, whose product MPRLSPAALPSRPPPPPGVALLLLLLLLAAAPPAGTASESPRGKTKALRQREVVDVYNGMCLQGPNGVPGRDGNPGVNGIPGTPGIPGRDGLKGEKGECVRETFEESWTPNYKQCSWSALNYGIDLGKIAECTFTKMRTNSALRVLFSGSLRLKCRNACCQRWYFTFNGAECSGPLPIEAIIYLDQGSPELNSTINIHRTSSVEGLCEGISAGLVDVAIWVGTCSDYPRGDASTGWNSVSRIVIEELPK is encoded by the exons ATGCCGCGCCTCTCGCCCGCCGCGCTGCCCTCTCGCCCGCCGCCTCCGCCCGGCGTggcgctcctgctgctgctcctgctgctggcgGCGGCGCCCCCGGCGGGGACGGCGTCGGAGAGCCCCAGAGGGAAGACGAAGGCGCTCCGCCAGCGGGAGGTGGTGGACGTG TATAATGGGATGTGTTTGCAAGGACCGAACGGTGTTCCTGGGAGAGATGGAAATCCTGGGGTCAACGGTATCCCTGGGACCCCTGGAATCCCCGGTCGAGATGGGCTtaaaggagagaaaggagaatGTGTGCGAGAGACGTTTGAAGAATCCTGGACTCCCAACTATAAACAGTGTTCTTGGAGTGCTCTGAACTACGGCATAGACCTCGGGAAGATTGCA GAATGCACATTCACAAAGATGCGGACCAACAGTGCCTTAAGAGTTCTCTTCAGTGGATCGCTTCGcctcaaatgcagaaatgcttgTTGTCAGCGCTGGTATTTTACATTCAACGGAGCCGAGTGTTCTGGGCCGCTTCCTATTGAGGCTATAATTTATTtagaccaaggaagtccagaattAAATTCCACGATTAATATACACCGCACTTCTTCGG TGGAAGGATTATGTGAAGGAATCAGTGCCGGCTTGGTGGATGTTGCCATTTGGGTTGGCACCTGCTCAGATTACCCAAGAGGAGACGCTTCAACTGGATGGAACTCAGTTTCCCGCATCGTTATAGAAGAGTTACCAAAATAG